A genomic region of Pseudomonas migulae contains the following coding sequences:
- the relB gene encoding type II toxin-antitoxin system RelB family antitoxin, translating to MPAKNDNAVTLMKTKIPETQPSQEKAAYDAWFRAQVQASLDDPRPSIPDEEARQLMASKREKLRKR from the coding sequence TTGCCCGCGAAGAACGATAACGCGGTAACCCTGATGAAAACCAAAATCCCCGAAACTCAACCATCTCAAGAAAAAGCAGCCTACGACGCATGGTTCAGAGCCCAGGTACAAGCCAGTCTCGACGACCCACGCCCAAGCATTCCCGACGAGGAAGCCAGGCAATTGATGGCAAGCAAACGCGAAAAATTGCGCAAGAGATAA